The Parashewanella spongiae genome has a window encoding:
- a CDS encoding MFS transporter encodes MANSGLSNIEKKVAFSLASVFGLRMMGLFMIMPVFALYGQHLEGFSPLWVGVAIGAYGLTQALLQIPLGILSDKIGRKPVILSGLLLFAIGSIIAANSDSIYMVVFGRAVQGMGAIAAAVLALAADLTRDEQRTKVMAIIGMCIGFSFALALLVGPIIAEHLGLSGLFFMTALFAVFGMIIVQVFIPTPVSHAPKGDTLAAPARLKAMLKDPQLLRLDLGIFILHLTLTAVFVALPFVLVDAGFAKEQHWKLYFPTFIGAFFLMVPLIIIGVKKKNTKVTFQISLIIMALALGILAISAGHLPLIIMAILFFFTAFNYLEASLPSLIAKFCPAGDKGSAMGVYSTSQFLGAFCGGMLGGGIYQFVGATGVFLLALALICFWLVLTLGMKNPILLKSYTLAANIKDKQQASVIAEKLSAMKGVAEAILIIEEQAAYLKVNDQFDISEARAVLGSTEL; translated from the coding sequence ATGGCCAATAGTGGCTTATCTAACATAGAAAAAAAAGTCGCCTTCTCTCTCGCCAGTGTGTTCGGCTTGAGAATGATGGGATTATTTATGATCATGCCCGTCTTCGCACTTTATGGTCAACATCTTGAAGGATTTTCACCATTATGGGTTGGTGTTGCCATTGGCGCTTATGGTTTAACCCAAGCTCTTTTGCAAATTCCATTAGGCATTTTATCGGATAAGATTGGCCGTAAGCCAGTCATACTGTCTGGTTTGCTCTTATTTGCCATCGGCAGCATTATTGCCGCCAATTCAGACAGTATTTACATGGTCGTTTTCGGCCGCGCGGTACAAGGTATGGGAGCAATTGCCGCTGCCGTGTTAGCGCTTGCCGCTGACTTAACCCGCGATGAGCAACGTACCAAAGTCATGGCAATTATTGGTATGTGTATCGGGTTTTCATTTGCACTGGCGTTATTAGTCGGACCGATTATTGCCGAGCATCTTGGGCTTTCTGGGCTGTTTTTTATGACCGCTTTATTTGCGGTATTTGGCATGATCATCGTACAAGTTTTTATTCCGACTCCAGTATCACACGCCCCTAAAGGCGATACACTCGCGGCTCCGGCACGCTTAAAAGCCATGTTAAAAGATCCGCAATTGCTCCGTCTCGACCTCGGCATATTCATTCTTCATTTAACTTTAACGGCTGTATTTGTGGCTTTACCATTTGTGTTGGTCGATGCTGGTTTTGCGAAAGAACAACATTGGAAACTCTATTTCCCTACCTTTATCGGTGCTTTCTTTTTAATGGTGCCCTTGATCATCATTGGCGTAAAAAAGAAAAACACCAAAGTTACTTTTCAAATTTCGCTTATCATCATGGCACTTGCATTGGGAATATTAGCCATATCCGCAGGGCATTTACCGCTTATCATCATGGCGATTTTATTCTTCTTCACAGCCTTTAATTACCTCGAAGCCTCACTGCCCAGTTTAATTGCAAAGTTTTGCCCAGCTGGTGATAAAGGCTCAGCCATGGGCGTATATTCAACCAGTCAATTTTTGGGTGCATTTTGTGGCGGCATGCTTGGCGGAGGCATCTATCAGTTTGTCGGAGCAACAGGTGTATTTTTATTGGCTTTAGCTTTAATATGTTTTTGGCTAGTATTAACCTTAGGCATGAAAAATCCGATATTGCTAAAAAGCTATACCTTAGCGGCTAACATTAAAGATAAACAGCAAGCCAGTGTTATTGCAGAGAAATTATCCGCCATGAAAGGCGTTGCTGAAGCAATATTGATCATCGAAGAGCAAGCGGCATACTTAAAGGTTAATGACCAATTTGATATATCCGAAGCTCGAGCTGTGTTAGGCTCTACAGAATTGTAA
- the uvrA gene encoding excinuclease ABC subunit UvrA — translation MDKIEIRGARTHNLKNINLTIPRNELIVITGLSGSGKSSLAFDTLYAEGQRRYVESLSAYARQFLSLMEKPDVDHIEGLSPAISIEQKSTSHNPRSTVGTITEIYDYLRLLFARVGEPRCPTHQVPLTAQTISQMVDNALALPQDSRQMLLAPVVNGRKGEHVKLLEGLAAQGYVRARIDGEVCDLSDPPALDLHVKHSIEVVVDRFKVRDEIKQRLAESFETALALSGGIAIVAPLEASDEESLIFSANFACPHCGYSMAELEPRIFSFNNPAGACGTCDGLGVQQFFDPERVVINGDLSLAGGAIRGWDRRNFYYFQMLNSLAEHYKFDVEQPFNELDDKVQKIVFYGSGKQKINFQYMNDKGDVVQRTHPFEGILNNMDRRYRETESNSVREELAKFINTQSCQTCEGSRLREEARNVFIDEVNLPQVTTWSIGEASAYFEALAFSGQKAKIADKILKEVRERLGFLVNVGLNYLNLSRSADTLSGGEAQRIRLASQIGAGLVGVMYVLDEPSIGLHQRDNERLLGTLKHLRDLGNTVIVVEHDEDAIRMADHVIDIGPGAGVHGGEVIASGKLNDLVKCKQSVTGQYLSGEKQIHVKGERVEFDAEKTIQLKGASGNNLKNVDLTIPVGLMTCITGVSGSGKSTLINDTFYKIAHIMLNNATVNEPAPYNEIIGMDNCDKVVDIDQSPIGRTPRSNPATYTGIFTPIRELFAGTQESRTRGYLVGRFSFNVKGGRCEACQGDGLIKVEMHFLPDVYVPCDSCKGQRYNRETLEVRYKGKNIHEVLQMTVEDAREFFDAIPAISRKLQTLMDVGLSYIRLGQSATTLSGGEAQRVKLAKELSKRDTGKTLYILDEPTTGLHFADIQMLLDVLHRLKSHGNTVVVIEHNLDVVKTADWIVDLGPEGGDGGGTILVTGTPEQVALHPTSHTARFLKPMLH, via the coding sequence ATGGATAAGATTGAAATACGCGGGGCTCGGACACACAACCTAAAAAATATCAACTTAACGATTCCTCGAAATGAGTTGATTGTCATTACAGGGCTATCGGGCTCAGGTAAATCTTCTCTCGCTTTTGACACGCTTTATGCCGAAGGGCAGCGACGTTACGTCGAATCTCTGTCTGCTTATGCTCGCCAATTTTTGAGTTTGATGGAAAAGCCCGATGTGGATCATATCGAAGGGTTAAGCCCAGCGATTTCGATTGAGCAAAAATCAACTTCACATAACCCGCGCTCTACAGTGGGTACCATTACTGAAATTTACGATTATCTTCGTCTTTTGTTTGCTCGAGTGGGTGAGCCGCGTTGTCCTACGCATCAAGTACCATTAACAGCACAAACCATCAGTCAGATGGTGGATAATGCCTTAGCTTTGCCTCAAGACAGTCGTCAAATGTTGTTGGCACCTGTGGTCAACGGGCGCAAAGGCGAACATGTTAAGTTACTTGAAGGATTAGCGGCACAAGGTTATGTGCGTGCGCGTATTGATGGCGAGGTGTGTGACTTGTCCGATCCGCCAGCGCTAGATTTACATGTCAAACACTCGATCGAAGTCGTGGTTGACCGTTTTAAAGTACGTGATGAGATTAAGCAGCGATTGGCAGAATCGTTTGAAACAGCCTTAGCCTTGTCTGGCGGTATTGCCATTGTTGCGCCTTTAGAAGCATCAGATGAAGAATCTTTGATTTTTTCAGCTAATTTTGCATGCCCACATTGCGGTTATTCGATGGCGGAATTAGAGCCAAGAATATTTTCATTCAATAATCCCGCAGGTGCGTGTGGCACTTGTGATGGACTGGGTGTTCAGCAATTTTTTGACCCAGAACGTGTCGTTATTAATGGAGACTTATCGCTGGCTGGTGGCGCGATCCGCGGTTGGGACAGACGTAATTTCTATTATTTTCAAATGTTAAACTCACTGGCAGAGCATTATAAATTTGATGTTGAGCAGCCATTTAATGAGTTAGATGACAAAGTTCAGAAAATTGTGTTCTACGGCTCAGGCAAACAAAAAATAAATTTCCAGTATATGAATGACAAAGGTGATGTCGTGCAGCGTACGCATCCTTTTGAAGGGATCCTAAATAATATGGATCGGCGCTATCGAGAAACTGAAAGTAATTCTGTGCGCGAAGAGCTGGCTAAATTCATTAATACTCAGTCTTGCCAGACCTGTGAAGGCTCCCGCCTTAGGGAAGAAGCCCGTAATGTTTTCATTGATGAGGTGAATTTACCGCAAGTCACCACATGGTCTATTGGTGAAGCCTCTGCGTATTTTGAAGCCTTGGCTTTTTCGGGACAAAAAGCAAAAATTGCCGATAAAATCTTAAAGGAAGTGCGGGAACGGTTAGGCTTTTTGGTCAATGTTGGTTTGAATTATTTGAATCTATCCCGTTCAGCGGACACCTTATCCGGTGGTGAAGCACAGCGTATTCGGCTTGCCAGCCAAATTGGTGCGGGTCTTGTGGGTGTCATGTATGTACTTGATGAACCTTCCATTGGCTTACATCAACGTGACAACGAACGTTTATTAGGCACGCTAAAGCACCTTCGTGATCTTGGTAATACAGTGATTGTGGTTGAGCACGACGAAGATGCAATTCGCATGGCCGACCATGTCATTGATATTGGTCCCGGTGCTGGTGTGCACGGCGGAGAAGTGATCGCCAGCGGTAAGCTTAATGACTTAGTAAAGTGTAAACAGTCAGTAACAGGGCAGTACCTTTCAGGTGAGAAGCAAATCCATGTGAAAGGTGAGCGTGTTGAGTTTGATGCCGAAAAAACCATTCAATTAAAAGGCGCGAGTGGTAATAATCTAAAAAATGTAGATTTAACCATTCCAGTTGGTTTGATGACCTGCATTACAGGGGTATCTGGTTCCGGTAAATCAACATTGATCAACGACACGTTTTATAAAATTGCTCATATCATGCTCAATAATGCCACGGTTAATGAACCTGCGCCTTATAATGAAATCATCGGCATGGACAATTGCGATAAGGTGGTCGATATTGATCAAAGCCCCATTGGTCGAACGCCGCGCTCGAACCCAGCTACTTACACCGGAATTTTTACACCGATTCGAGAACTGTTTGCAGGTACTCAAGAGTCACGTACGCGCGGTTATTTAGTGGGACGCTTCTCATTTAATGTGAAAGGTGGGCGTTGTGAAGCCTGTCAAGGCGATGGCTTAATTAAAGTCGAAATGCACTTTTTACCTGATGTTTATGTCCCTTGTGATTCATGTAAAGGCCAGCGTTATAACCGTGAAACCTTAGAAGTGCGTTACAAAGGAAAAAATATTCACGAAGTACTGCAAATGACAGTAGAAGATGCTCGTGAGTTTTTTGATGCTATTCCTGCTATATCTCGTAAACTCCAGACGCTAATGGATGTTGGTTTGTCTTATATTCGTTTAGGTCAAAGTGCGACGACATTGTCTGGTGGGGAAGCGCAGCGAGTTAAATTAGCGAAAGAGTTGTCGAAACGAGATACGGGGAAAACCTTATATATCTTAGACGAACCCACAACTGGTCTGCATTTTGCTGATATTCAAATGCTTCTTGATGTATTGCACCGTTTGAAATCACACGGTAATACGGTTGTGGTCATCGAGCATAATCTTGATGTGGTAAAAACTGCGGATTGGATTGTTGATTTAGGCCCAGAAGGTGGTGATGGCGGTGGCACTATTTTGGTGACGGGTACGCCCGAACAGGTTGCACTGCATCCTACCTCGCATACGGCGCGCTTTTTAAAACCGATGCTTCATTAG
- a CDS encoding DEAD/DEAH box helicase, translating to MSTTEKTFRDLGLSEPLLRSLDELGYEKPTPIQAASIEPLMAGKDILGQAQTGTGKTGAFALPLLSQCDAKLSAPQILVLAPTRELAVQVAEAFGSYAKFMKGFHVLPIYGGQSMGQQLQHLKRGPQVIVGTPGRVMDHMRRGTLKLDNLKALVLDEADEMLKMGFIDDIEWVLEHKPKESQLALFSATMPEQIKRVANKHLNKPTQISIAASHTTVESIEQRFVQVSQHNKLEALVRVLEVENTEGIIIFVRTRNSCVELAEKLEARGYASSPLHGDMNQQARERAVEMLKKGRLDIIIATDVAARGLDVERIGHVINYDIPYDTEAYVHRIGRTGRAGRTGMAILFVTHREMRMLRTIERATNSRISPMTIPSPETVSEKRLSRLGEQMAKTLAGDLDYMKNAVAELCNQLEVDTDLLAAALLQQVQKERPLQLPAIQERNRDNRDSRDGRRRERGPINVGKADALKDNPDVKMCRYVIDVGRDNNVGVGNIVGAIANEANIESKFIGQIQLYDAITTIDLPEGMPKDVVQHLKKVRVCGRQLNIREAGDQVIPESAPRRRNDRGGPRGDRNRRPSGDRNRSDRPRRSRDNG from the coding sequence ATGTCAACCACTGAAAAAACTTTCCGTGATCTCGGTCTATCCGAACCATTACTACGTTCTTTAGATGAACTTGGTTATGAAAAACCTACCCCAATTCAAGCAGCAAGTATCGAGCCTCTCATGGCGGGTAAAGATATTTTAGGCCAAGCTCAAACAGGTACTGGTAAAACAGGCGCATTTGCACTTCCTCTTTTAAGTCAGTGTGATGCCAAATTAAGTGCACCACAAATTCTGGTACTCGCTCCTACACGTGAATTGGCCGTGCAGGTTGCTGAAGCATTTGGCAGTTATGCTAAATTTATGAAGGGCTTTCATGTACTACCTATATACGGTGGTCAAAGCATGGGGCAACAATTACAACACCTAAAACGTGGACCACAAGTCATTGTTGGTACTCCTGGTCGTGTTATGGACCACATGCGTCGCGGTACGCTTAAGTTAGATAACTTAAAAGCATTAGTACTCGATGAAGCAGATGAAATGTTAAAAATGGGTTTCATCGACGATATTGAGTGGGTGCTTGAGCATAAGCCAAAAGAAAGCCAATTAGCGCTTTTCTCGGCTACTATGCCAGAGCAAATTAAGCGAGTTGCTAATAAGCACCTTAACAAACCGACTCAAATCAGTATTGCGGCTAGCCACACTACCGTTGAATCCATCGAGCAACGCTTTGTTCAGGTTTCGCAACACAACAAGCTTGAAGCACTTGTTCGAGTATTAGAAGTTGAAAATACTGAAGGTATTATCATTTTCGTCCGCACACGTAATTCATGTGTTGAGCTTGCTGAAAAACTAGAAGCTCGCGGCTATGCGTCTTCACCTTTGCACGGTGACATGAACCAACAAGCGCGTGAACGTGCTGTTGAAATGCTCAAAAAAGGTCGTCTGGACATCATCATTGCAACAGACGTTGCAGCGCGTGGTTTAGATGTAGAGCGTATTGGTCATGTAATTAACTATGATATTCCGTATGACACTGAAGCTTACGTTCACCGCATTGGTCGTACTGGTCGTGCTGGGCGTACAGGTATGGCTATTTTATTCGTAACGCACAGAGAGATGCGTATGTTGCGCACGATTGAGCGTGCAACGAATAGCCGTATTTCGCCAATGACAATTCCAAGTCCTGAAACAGTTTCAGAGAAGCGTTTGTCTCGTTTGGGCGAGCAAATGGCTAAGACTTTGGCTGGGGATCTAGACTACATGAAAAATGCGGTTGCCGAATTGTGTAACCAGCTAGAAGTCGATACAGATTTATTGGCGGCGGCATTGTTGCAACAAGTGCAAAAAGAGCGTCCATTGCAGTTACCAGCGATTCAAGAGCGTAATCGTGATAACCGAGACAGTCGTGATGGTCGTCGTCGTGAGCGTGGACCTATTAATGTAGGTAAAGCTGACGCGTTAAAAGATAACCCTGATGTGAAAATGTGCCGCTATGTTATTGATGTAGGTCGTGATAACAACGTAGGTGTAGGAAACATTGTTGGTGCCATTGCTAACGAAGCCAATATTGAAAGTAAGTTTATTGGGCAAATTCAATTGTATGATGCGATCACAACAATTGATCTACCAGAAGGCATGCCTAAAGATGTTGTACAACACTTGAAGAAAGTACGAGTGTGTGGACGTCAATTAAATATTCGTGAAGCGGGTGATCAAGTGATCCCTGAGAGCGCACCTCGTCGTCGTAATGACAGAGGCGGACCTCGCGGTGATCGTAATCGCCGTCCAAGTGGCGATCGTAATCGTTCAGACCGTCCACGTCGCTCAAGAGATAATGGTTAA
- the ssb gene encoding single-stranded DNA-binding protein: protein MASRGVNKVILVGNLGQDPEVRYMPNGGAVTNFTIATSETWKDKQSGEQKEKTEWHRIVIYQRLAEIAGEYLRKGSKIYVEGRLQTRKWQNQQGQDQYTTEIIVNEMQMLDSRQSGQGAPAQGGYGNQAQQQPKQAYQPQQQAPAAPAAPAYQPQQQATPAYNPAPQQTPAQAAPKPAQADQPQQNFTPNLDDGWDDDIPF, encoded by the coding sequence ATGGCCAGTCGTGGTGTTAATAAAGTAATTCTAGTTGGTAATTTAGGTCAGGACCCTGAGGTTCGCTACATGCCAAATGGTGGGGCTGTCACTAACTTCACTATCGCAACTTCCGAAACTTGGAAGGATAAACAAAGTGGTGAGCAAAAAGAGAAAACTGAATGGCACCGTATTGTGATCTATCAGCGTTTGGCTGAAATTGCCGGTGAATACCTGCGTAAAGGCTCAAAAATCTATGTTGAAGGTCGTTTACAAACAAGAAAGTGGCAAAATCAGCAAGGTCAAGATCAATATACGACCGAAATCATTGTTAATGAAATGCAAATGCTAGACAGCCGTCAAAGTGGCCAAGGTGCGCCTGCTCAAGGTGGTTATGGTAATCAAGCTCAGCAACAACCTAAGCAAGCTTATCAACCACAACAGCAAGCACCTGCTGCACCTGCTGCACCTGCTTATCAACCACAACAACAAGCTACACCTGCTTATAACCCTGCACCTCAACAGACACCAGCTCAAGCTGCGCCAAAACCGGCACAAGCCGATCAACCACAGCAAAACTTTACACCGAATTTAGATGACGGTTGGGATGACGACATCCCATTTTAA